The sequence atataatgttaggATGTTCAATGGTGTCGATAAACTGATCAAAACCGAATTGAGCTGATCGTTCCAAAAACCATATCATAATAATATTGGTTTAAATGATTCATCTTTTCTATatccagaaaaaaacaaatttgatgttATCCCCAACGGGGGTTTTAAGAGAGGCTTTAGGAGAAAagcgggaaaaaaaaatcagaaagaagaaaaaaaaacaagaggtCGTCTTATTTAGTAACCTCAATATACATATAAGACCTGTGACGTGTCAGCTAATTATTGGGTAAAACCATTTAattgagaattttgttttttggtcgattgatttttttttttcgtcttccTCTCCCGAGAAACTCTCTCTCCCGAACTTGAACTCGCGAATGACCGATGCTACCCTCAACGTCAGCCTTACTTTGAACGGCCTCTCTCTCGCCGTCGAGAAGCCTGGTTCGTTCATGTCGAGTACAACGTCCCTAAGAAGGTATAAAAAACAACTCTTTGCTTCTCCCCTTTTAATTAAGTGAAAGTTCCTTTATTTTCAATTGattgattcaaatcagtttaaTTTCTGAAGAATTGAGGCAGAACACAAACAATTGCAGTAGAACTAAGAGTTGTGGGGTTTATCTAGGGTAGGTGTAATCTAATTTGGTCAGGGTGTTTTTGGGTTACAGGATGTTAGGTTTCAGTTCATGAACACAGTAAGGGTTGCTGAGAAGCCTTTGAATTTGACTTACATTCATAGCAGAGCAGATAACAGAACAATTCTCGATGGATTGTCTCTGTAACTTATATATGGATGCATCTTTTTAGTCAATAAACTAGATAACTGAATGTTATATATAAACGGTCTTATATTTtagattggtgttcttgaaGACTCTGAAGAAAAATTTGTGTCTCTCTTGTGTTGACTATTGTTAAATTGTGCTTTTTTATCTTTGTGTGCAGCCAATCTTTGGGTATGGAGTGTCTAAGTGTGATAGAATCTGGGCAGCCAATCTTTGGGTATTGAAAGACCATCCCTAGTTTATTATCATTAAGAACTTAAACTGAGTAATTAGGAAGTTGATACAAACCCTCTTCTCTTTAGTTATCTGGATCAATTTGATGTGGCGCAAAGATGAAAACTTGATTGCAGTTGTTGACACTAGTAGGTAGAGTGGGTTTGGTGGAGTCTTCAGGCTGAGAATTTGGTATTTGCAAGGATATTAAATTAACTTGATTAAGGTTTTCGTTTAGATTGCTTAATGGATAGATGCTTAAGAAAATTCTCTCGGCTGCTTGTGATGTATATATTCTTCCatcttttgttggtttcatcTTGATATACCTCTTCGCAGATGCACCTGCATCAACAATGAGTCATTTTTCTAGTTGCAGCTCAAGGGTCTCACTTCATGGTACTGGGGTCTTGTCTAATCAGCCTTCTATCTCCCGGGGCAAAAGAAAGCAGTCCGATGTTCCAGCTCATAGGAATGGAATTAGTTATGTCAAGTTTTTAACATCAATCTAGAAGATTAGAGTTTCGACAGTTTGCTTTGTTGATCTGttccatattttgtttcttttgtctctggTCTTCACATTCTCCATTTTGCCAAAGATGCAAAGACAAAGGGACTCACTCTTGAGGAAATTAATAAAGTCAaatctcttttaaaaatttatgaaatgcaaaaaaaatctcatatttataaaatctgagaaatgcaataatttcatattctattttaattttttaatttaaaaaaaaaaatcaaattaagagactcaaaattataaCCCACCATTCGAGGGAAAAAATTTAATTAGGAATCCCAGAGTTCTTATTCTCTAAAAGTGCATAATATAGtaatcaaaaaatttaagagCTCCACAAATATAACTTCCCATTGGGGTTTCCCTGAATCCGAAGCAacctggaaaagaaaaaaaaataaatttatttttttcgcAACTGTCTTATTTATTactcttctctttcaaaatataaaatattttagaggttttggtttgtttcataatataagatatcTTCAACTTTCTaggcaacttttagattaatttcatatttttttattaattgttttatgcagtcttgtttttgatttgttaaacttttaaaaaatagacCTTCCTTATTATGCGTGTTTTTagccaaaacatcttatattttgaaacggagagagtatacGAGAAAGCCTTAAACCACAACGCCAAAGCCAATTGTGACGGGCCCAACATTTACAAAGCTCAAATAAACACACCACAGTCAACAGAcctaataaaacaaaacaaagatcatAAAGGAACCCTAGACAGAAGGAAAAGCTGATAATTCAGCGCAAAGTACACGTGGCTTTTGGAGAACAAGTTGGAAGACATGAGGAGAAAAGACGAAGGGGGTGGAAATCTCCGATAACCGGCAGTTGATGTGTCGCCGGAAAGCATATAGTCCGGCCGAAATCGTCGGAAAACTGACTGCTCGATCGAACTCAATCTTTGCCCAAAGAAATAAAGGCAAGAATCCAGTTTAGCTTGATGAGAATAAGACTCCACTTTATGCAAATCTgaaaatcttcttcatctttagtTAGCATCTTTTCAATCTTCAAGGAATTACCAAACACAAGCTTTTCTTCGAACCTTTTAGAATCCAAAAAAACTAGGCTAAAGCTTTGAACTCCAGATTCTAAACAACATAACTTCCTTTCAACAAATCTAGATTGGATCAAAGCTTCCATCATTGaacctgcaaaacaaacaaactgcCTCCATCCAACAAGTATCAACATATGAATTATACCATCAATTACTCTAATTGCTTCTAAATCATCCCAAAGAGCCAAGAGAGACACCAATCCACAACTCCCAACCAAATCGAGCCCCTTAAGAAAGGGAGGACCAGCGAATTGCAAACTCAGATTAAAGGATGATTTATGCAATTAAAACCAATTGAAACCGATACACAATTGAAATCcaaggagagaaaagaaaatactaaatcCGGAAAAAACCGGAGCCAAAAGTAGCGGAGAGACCACTAGAGATAAGCCAACCATCAACGCTAAAGAAGCCGTTCGATGCCGGAGTACAGAGCCGACCACCGGTGTTGATGAAACCACCGATATCAGAAACATAGCCGGCCAAAGATGCTAACGAAACCATCTATGCCGGAAACAAAGCCAGCCAACACCGCTTTAAACGTGACAAAAGTCACCGCAAAAGAAACACCGGCTAAGcgaaaacggaaaaaaaaattctttctctctgaaagatgaaagagagagaagagagagaaaattttACACCTCacaatcttctttctttttttaatcccTCTTCACTATTGCAAAAGAGGAATTAAAGCGCCGATTTTCCAATGGAAATaagttgggaaaaaaaaaaccaatctagtttatatttatgttatactgagtatttttttctatatactgagtatttttttctaaatatttaagGATATACTTTAGAAAATTACAAACCCAAACCGAAATTGgaatgatataaataaaatattattatataaaattggtttttgaaagttagtcattaacaaaattttgacatgtgtcaaattatcaaattttgacatgtataaaaggtaatatttaatagaagaaatttgattacaacaaaaataaaatattttgttttaaaaagtattaataatgtaagaagataattatcaaaaattacagaatttataaaaaaaatacaaagtttttttagataattataaggagattatatatatatatatatttcataaaattcgaaattataacatttattGTTAATTTGAAGTTATTCATTCTacgaaaaaatagaaatgggattaaaaaaaatatacatttaattctaaattctaattttataaataatttattcagaAATATTACTTTCAATTTTGTTCTATtagtaaaatgtttttaataattttgttctattaaggaaaatgttcaattttataaataatatttcagGATGGATAacctttcgggaagtgattgtcggaactgtgcgaggacaaaacacatggaaagatcatatggaatttgtagggtcggtaaacaagtatttaaagctTCCCAGACTTAACAAACcagccgtcggatatggatggaccAGGAGTAGACGTGAAGCCCACTAAGGAAAGTGGGCCTGTGGACATGGGTTCAGTAAGCAAGGTGGCAGTCGGGGCGTTCTAGAGAgaaaggctacatcatggtgtcaAAAACACTGTCacaaatacattggaaaatttaacattagttactatcaaaagattttgtgatgttaTAAAAGAGTCTTTAGTTttattggttgttggagcaagccattttgagatagctaaaaggcgtgaacatgttctctccacacatgagaAGGGCAGAGATGatgttctctctatggtggaggaggttggacgcaaggttatctccctaaggGAGAAAggtggaggaagttggacgcaaAGTAATCTCCCCGAGTGAGGAAGGTGGAGAAGTttgattcaaaaatattgctttcaactttgttctatcgGTGAAACTTTTTCAATGGGAAAGCAAATTTTCCTTActtttttaaaccaaatataCTCCTACATTCTCCTTTTTCAATtaggaataggtaagattaatatgttgacccaaaaaaaaaatggaagattaatatatgcatcttcttttctctaatactgtattttaaaatttattgtagtagttgtagactaatttattttatttatattttcatctctaTATTTTCATCtctgaattatttgagattcatgtATTACCGcttctaattttctattatttctttaattatgtcaaattaatcttcttctgatttctcaaCCTTATTggttggttggtcatagacctttttgtgcaaacataattgttaccattcgttcaatccgaaaaagagataaaaaggaaaagatcaTCAATCAACCTAAtagttggataaaataggctaatcaaacacaagcttacaacaaacatagatagattgtaaaaacataaaccgttgttgatagatccataggagctcggaaacagaggctacatcatggtgggtcaaagaaacttccacgaatatattgggaaatttaacagtatttactatcaaaatattttgtgacgttggaaaatggtctttagtttcattagttgctggagcaagccactttgagatagctaaaagacgtgaacatgttctctccacacaggaggagggcagagccgaggttttctctatGATGGATGAGGTTGGAAGCAAGATTATCTCCCCTAAGAGAGGAAGGTGGGAGAGGTTGCACGCAAGACTATCTCTCCAAGGgatgaaggcggagccaaggttctctgcatggtggaggaggttggacgtaAGATTCTCTCTATATGGGAAGAGGACAGAACCGAGGTTCTCTgcatggttggtcatacactattgtgatgtaatttattttttattcgaaatattttttgagccaacaattttagtgattaaagaaactatgcaaaagtgaaagtaaagagacttataatagttggcttaatttgttcatatagacattttctaggtggtgataaataaaatatttgtaacatacagtatacctagatgtaaaatatacaattttactggtaacatacataaaagatttgtaaataaatataaattagtgtattatagcaaaaaaaaattataaacaatgtACAATaagttgtaatatatttttattaaatttcattttatttaaaaaaatttaaatccgcacatcggacgggtccttatctagtatacATAAGTTTTTACGTTAGATACTATTCTCTTcgtttcacacaaaaaaaaaaaaaaaaaaaaaatcctccgTTTGCTAGAAAAATATTGCTTTaaggttttaattttgttttacagttTTAAGACTAAAAATCTCATTATTTGTGTGAATTGTGAAACATCTCAAAATAACATTCATTGTGAAACATAATATGTATCGTCGATaaattggaaaaacaaaaaatctaaaagaaataACACTCTTATTTGCAATGAGATGTCGTAGCTTTACACCATATGTCGTAGACTAGTAGTGTTGTATATTCGTATTTTCTCAACCTGATTAACTTGTTTACCATCATGGAAGAAGGGAAGTCTTGATGTGaaataatataacaataaaataaacatcTTTTGATTCAGCATAACAGATACAAATTGCATGACACATTCCTACACTGCAAGATCCTTCTTATATCAAGAAAACAGCCAAACATCTCCAAGAAAATTTCAAGAGCAGTGTACAATATgttaaaaacttgtaaaaataCGTGCGGGTAGGGTCgtgtaaaatttatttcttctctttttttattcacACTTCACATGTTCTGTGTGGAACTGTGTTCACACATTAGTTAACAGCTTGACACAACCATTATCTCGTAAAAGGCTTTGACACAACCACCATATTCATACAAAGTCTCGATTGTATTGATTGCGTTAGAGCCAACACAACACCTTCCAAAgccactaaaatatatatactataaaaagAACAGCAAAATTTATTGCTCAGCACATAAGGTTAGGGAGATCATTAAGAGTCCATTACGAAATTTGGAGGCTGGAACATTAATATTCTTGACTCGTACGGATGCTCTCATGTTCATACACATAAAcactgtttttgtttaaaaaaaatgtctttgtcAACAAACTCAATTAATATTTAGCAGTTGATGGTTGGAGAAGAGCtttttatttactcttttttatCGTCTGCCTTTTAAAGACTACACCATAACTACAcatctcttcttattctttatTGCTTATAGCTTCTGAGCATCAATGGATCCATATCATAATAATTTCCTCTTTGTATCCTTTCTCATTCTTTGTTTAGTCGCTAATGAAGTAGCCGGATATGCCACGGTCACAGGCTCGGTATTTTGTGACCAATGCAAGGATGGAGAGAGATCTTTGTTCGATGTTCCTGTCTCCGGTAATAATagttaataacatttttacatTGTTGTCTAGCTCTGCTTGTGTTCCTTAAGATGTGTTTGTTAATATGCTGCAGGGGTCAAGGTTAGTGTTACATGTTCTGATGGAAATGGACAGGTCTATATGTCGAGAGAAGAGACTACTAATTGGCTTGGAGGTTATGTGATGAGATTTGATGGGACACCGGATCTGAGTAACTGTTATGCTCAGGTTTCAGACAATGGAGCTCAACAAGACCCAAATAGTTGCAGCATTGCTTCAGGTCCTGCTCAGAAACTTAAACTAATGTTCAGCTTTTTTGGGGTTGAAACGTTTGCTACCGATGCGCTTCTTGCTCAGCCACTTCAGCCCAGGTCTTTTTGTCCTAAATCACCAACGGTCATGCCTCCTCCTCAAGTCCCGGTAATGCCACCTCCTCAGGTGCCGGTCAAGCCTCCTCCGCAGGTGCCACAAGTCAAGCCACCTCCTCAGGTCCCGGTCATGAATCCTCCTCCAGCTACATTGCCTCCTCCTCAGGTCCCGGTCGTAAGTCCTCCTCCAGTTACATCACCTCCTCAGTTTAAGCTTCCACCTTTGCCTCCAATCCCTCCAATGCCATTTGTAGAGGCATCAGCTTGTTCTCACCAGTGAGCTTTCTCTCTAATCCATTCACATCTTGCCTGACCTCTGTTTCATATAATTCCCATAACATTTTGGCtttgtgatatatatgtatataggtTGTGGATGAAACCTGAGTACAGATGCTACTGGAGAGCTATAGGCCCCGACACAAAGGTCGCTGTTGCATTCGGGCTAGTGGCTGGGAGGAGATACGGTACTGATATGACGATAAGGGAAGCGCTTGACGGTCGAGGAGAAGCCTATAAGACACTCCTAAGAGAGGCAACAACTGCATTACTCAATTCATACAACTCTCTTGGCTTTCCTTACAATTCCATCTCTGTCATCACACATACCAATTTGGCTCTCCTCGGGAACTCGCAGCACGATGTTCTCATAACTGCTATTCGTTTCATCAAGGCTAATTCCGGGACCTGCAGATTCACAGTCTGCAACTGATtgggtgtgtttttttttgcttacatACTCTACAGACACTATCTTCCTTTCTTCCATTGTTCTAGGGTACCTTTTGTAATACTATAAAAGTCTATACTTGGATTCATTGGAAAATTTATAGACTATTATTATAGTCCCCTATTTGTACTTGTTTACATCTTTCTTAAGCATAAAACCAGTATTTATTGCTGCAAAGCCTAAAATGTTGTACATCTGTGTATTGTGTACGATGTATTTAAACATAAGTCAAATTTAACATCCCACACAAATATGAATATGATTATCTGATGCGCCATTGACTAAAGAAAGGACTAAACGAGAGaggaacatgaacaaaaatAGATATGCTTCATTCATAATAGAGATCACAAAGTTTTAGAAATAGAAGGAAATGAACAACCACTGAGCTAGTATATATCAGGCAGGGAACGTGTTATGTTCTGGCTATTTCAAGACACAAGATTTCCTCCAACGATTGGTCTCTTTGCTAGCAAACAACTCCTGCTCAAAACCAAACCACACCAACATCAGCAAAAATGCAAACTCCAttatgaaaaaccaaaaagaccGAAATCAGCAAACAAAGCAAGATATAGATCCATAGATATCAGGTTTTGTACCTTTTCAACTCACTCTAACGTGTTCTTGTGACTAATCATTTCCTAATTCTCCATTGCAAAGGGATGGAAGTGAAATCAGCCTATATATTCTTCATCATTGTCCATATTGCGTTTGTGGGGAATAATAACTAAGTAGCTTTTTGAAGAGAGGAACAATTGCAACCATAGCAAGTTGGAGCTGCTCTGAGCTGTTTACACGGACACTCACTTGCCCTGCTCCTCTATTATTCAGATTAGCACGAGCAATTAAATTAGAGGAACGTCCAATGGGAACCTGAGACTGTATGTTCCCTCCTATAGCAAGATCACCGTGCCAATCCATAACAGAAAGTCCAAGAGTAGTCAAAAACCGACCAAGCGGATAATCTTTATCCCTCAACTGAGCTTCTAAACTACCACCATAAGCCACATCTCCCCGACTAGTCATTGCTCCACCAGACATAACCATTCTGAACCATTTACTAGCAATTAACTTATCTTCGACTTTCAGCCCCGCAGAAACCGAATCACCCAAGAGAGTTACAGAGAGACCAGCTGCAGCTTTGTTTCTCCTGAAGTTGTTGAATCTTGTTTCACTTCGAAGAGTGTAAGCCAATTCCTTTCCAACAGTTTGCATGTCAAAACCTAGGGAAGTTGATTTACCCTCTCCATGCTTAACTGAGCTTGCCATTTCCAACTGCACATTTGCATCCTTCTTGTCTTTTGTGACTTGGCCTGAGACAGATATtggtattttttcttttacaacgAAGAGGCGTTCTGCATTCACACCTTCATAACCAATATCATGATCCCACCCATGAGTTTCCAGGACTGGCCTAACAAGCCACTGATTGGAGGAATCAAGGTAGCGGTAGCGGTGAGTCGGGTTATCAGAGTCAAAAGACGCAGGTAGAGATAAATCTGGCATGGGAACTGGAACTGATGCAGGTCCACCACTCTCCTCTTCCACATTTTCATTATACCCATCAGGCAAATCTTTAATCTCTGCAGCAAATTTCTTAAACATCTTAcgtctctttctttcctctttcATTTGCTTCTTCATTAATAGTTTCTCCCGGTACTCCATTTCATCTAGATACTGCTTCTTCTGAGATCTACTAAGCGTAGCCATTTGAGCTTTAGTCAGGCTCTTAAAGGGAGGAAGCTGGTCATACTCTGATTCTTCATCCGAATCTGATGATCCGTCtaaatcatcttcatcttcttcatcaccataCTGTTGTTCAGGAAGCTTCGGTTGTGGTCTTGATTGCAGAAGTGATGAAAGGAGAAATGGTAATGGCGGAGCCTTGGACCGAGCTACAAATGGTCTCCCGGGAATATTGTCTTGTAATTTCAGAAGAGCATTTGCTTCTGCTAGAATCTTGGATGCAAATGAGAGTAACAGCAAATGAGGCTTCCACACTTGGCCATTCGGTAATACTCTCTGGCCTGCCCGATTAGTCCTGCAAGCAGAGTGATTCTCAACTAAAGAAACAGGGTTCATGAGCCTCATATCTCCAGCTGCTTGGCGAATGGCCTGCTGGATGACATGAGAACGTTGTGTTACAAACATGTCATAGCTAGAAGCAGTGCCATTTGGGCCATCTGGTGGAACAGAAGCGGCATGAGTCAAACCCACAATGGCATTAAACCATATCGATGGACCAAAAACATCACTGATGGTGCGCAGGAGAGGCATGTCACCAGAATCTCTGCTTTGCATATCCAACCTATCAAGATATAGTACAATGTCAGGTGGACTCTTCTTGATGAAAGCCTTAACAGAATTCAGGATCTTCTCATTCTTGGCTTGATCAGACCAGGAAGGTAAGAGACCAGGAGTGTCAATCACCCGTACCTTAATCCCCTGAACAAAACCCTCAACATCTTGAACCCTCTTTGTCCCCATCTGGAATGCATCGGTACAAAATTTCACTTCATCGAATATAGAATTGATTGTTGCACTTTTACCAACCCCACTTTTACCGAGCACCATAATCGTACAAGAAAAATCAAGTGGATCCTGTCCAGATGCCTCAAGCTGTTCTGCCATGGCACTGGCACGATCAAAACTAAAAGCACCAACACGGCTTCCATTTCTCCCCCTCAACTGCTCAGCCAATCCAAGCCTGTATAAAACCTGAGCAACTACAACATTATGCGGGGTTTGCCCTAGTCTATGTGCAAGCCTCAAAAATTTTACCCTGATCAACTGAAGCTTCTCACGGGTCTCATCATGCTCATCAGTCTCTGCAGTGGTTGAGTCCTCAGTTTGCTGAGACTGATTGTGAGACACATTTCCATTGACACGAGACTGTTGAGGAGCACGTGGTGCAGGTtccaaaagaggagaagaacgACTAAGACCTGCTGGACGAGCAGGTGGTAATGCTGCAGGATTGCTTCTCGACTCTGTTGGTGAAACAGAACTAACTACCTCAGATTCTCTACCCACATGCGAGTTTTCCTTAATCTCTGGATCTAAATTTACTCTGCTTCTTTGCTGCTTCTCAACTTCCGTTTTAGGTTGAGGACTCTGCTGAACATCATGTCCTCTGTTAGCATTTTGAACTGCCTCGTGTTCTCTACAATTTACCCCAGGGGAGCTACTATTGCTGTGAAGTTCAATAGACTCAAGATTTGAGTTCGGCGAAGAAGGCAACTGTTGCTCTGGTTTCAAACAAGTATTGTCCCCTCCCTTATCCCTGGAACTAGAATTATCCAATGGAGATGAAGTCTCAGTACTTGCTACTCCAATACTATTGTTCTCAGATTTATCACCTGAAGCATTTTCAACAATTTTACTAGTGTAGTCGACACCGGTCTCACCAATTCTTTTTGCCTCAGACTCATTGTCAATACATACTGAACCCTTCTCAACACTATTCGTATTTGCTCCTTCATTTCCCTTAACCACTTCTTCTGTACGTATGGCATCAACTCTTTCCTCCCAACTTTCGACTTCAATGCCATCACCCCATGGTTCCTCAGGCCCAACAGCTTCTGAGATAACTTCAGCCGCTAGATCTTTATTTTTAGGAGAGTTTGCTCCATTTTCCAAAAAAGAATGAGTCTTTCTGTTTTCAATAGTCTCACCCTCAGACGCTAAAGTGGAACCATTGGAATGAACAATCTCAGTGTTCTCAACAACATCCAAGCTAGATTCAATTTGACCATTAGAATTTTCCGCACCTGCTTTCCCGTTATCACCATTCATTTTAGGAATCACAGAATAATCAACCTTCAAATCTTTCACTGCCCCTTCAGTGCTACTTGTTTCATCCAGATCATCACCCACAGCCTCTTCAAAATACTCCACTTCATTTTCATCCTCCTTTTGCAACTGATCGGCTTCAAAAGATTCACGTTTTGTACCCTCCTCCTGCTCATCATCCTCTGAACCAATAGCTTCCTCAAAAACCTCATCTTCGTTATCATCCCTAGTTTCATCAGATCCCACCAAGTCATTCTTCACTACTTGCTCATCCTCACCAATCTTTATTATATTCTCTTCCTTATCTGACCTAACCACAAACTCAGTCCCATCTCCCATTTTCTAGATCACCACCgctacaattaaaacaaacaaacaaaatcccACTAAGTCATtaatcacaaatcacaaaatcattgcaactaaaccaaatcaaataagcTCTTACTCATAA comes from Camelina sativa cultivar DH55 chromosome 19, Cs, whole genome shotgun sequence and encodes:
- the LOC104766960 gene encoding protodermal factor 1-like — encoded protein: MDPYHNNFLFVSFLILCLVANEVAGYATVTGSVFCDQCKDGERSLFDVPVSGVKVSVTCSDGNGQVYMSREETTNWLGGYVMRFDGTPDLSNCYAQVSDNGAQQDPNSCSIASGPAQKLKLMFSFFGVETFATDALLAQPLQPRSFCPKSPTVMPPPQVPVMPPPQVPVKPPPQVPQVKPPPQVPVMNPPPATLPPPQVPVVSPPPVTSPPQFKLPPLPPIPPMPFVEASACSHQLWMKPEYRCYWRAIGPDTKVAVAFGLVAGRRYGTDMTIREALDGRGEAYKTLLREATTALLNSYNSLGFPYNSISVITHTNLALLGNSQHDVLITAIRFIKANSGTCRFTVCN
- the LOC104766961 gene encoding translocase of chloroplast 132, chloroplastic, producing MGDGTEFVVRSDKEENIIKIGEDEQVVKNDLVGSDETRDDNEDEVFEEAIGSEDDEQEEGTKRESFEADQLQKEDENEVEYFEEAVGDDLDETSSTEGAVKDLKVDYSVIPKMNGDNGKAGAENSNGQIESSLDVVENTEIVHSNGSTLASEGETIENRKTHSFLENGANSPKNKDLAAEVISEAVGPEEPWGDGIEVESWEERVDAIRTEEVVKGNEGANTNSVEKGSVCIDNESEAKRIGETGVDYTSKIVENASGDKSENNSIGVASTETSSPLDNSSSRDKGGDNTCLKPEQQLPSSPNSNLESIELHSNSSSPGVNCREHEAVQNANRGHDVQQSPQPKTEVEKQQRSRVNLDPEIKENSHVGRESEVVSSVSPTESRSNPAALPPARPAGLSRSSPLLEPAPRAPQQSRVNGNVSHNQSQQTEDSTTAETDEHDETREKLQLIRVKFLRLAHRLGQTPHNVVVAQVLYRLGLAEQLRGRNGSRVGAFSFDRASAMAEQLEASGQDPLDFSCTIMVLGKSGVGKSATINSIFDEVKFCTDAFQMGTKRVQDVEGFVQGIKVRVIDTPGLLPSWSDQAKNEKILNSVKAFIKKSPPDIVLYLDRLDMQSRDSGDMPLLRTISDVFGPSIWFNAIVGLTHAASVPPDGPNGTASSYDMFVTQRSHVIQQAIRQAAGDMRLMNPVSLVENHSACRTNRAGQRVLPNGQVWKPHLLLLSFASKILAEANALLKLQDNIPGRPFVARSKAPPLPFLLSSLLQSRPQPKLPEQQYGDEEDEDDLDGSSDSDEESEYDQLPPFKSLTKAQMATLSRSQKKQYLDEMEYREKLLMKKQMKEERKRRKMFKKFAAEIKDLPDGYNENVEEESGGPASVPVPMPDLSLPASFDSDNPTHRYRYLDSSNQWLVRPVLETHGWDHDIGYEGVNAERLFVVKEKIPISVSGQVTKDKKDANVQLEMASSVKHGEGKSTSLGFDMQTVGKELAYTLRSETRFNNFRRNKAAAGLSVTLLGDSVSAGLKVEDKLIASKWFRMVMSGGAMTSRGDVAYGGSLEAQLRDKDYPLGRFLTTLGLSVMDWHGDLAIGGNIQSQVPIGRSSNLIARANLNNRGAGQVSVRVNSSEQLQLAMVAIVPLFKKLLSYYSPQTQYGQ